TTTAGAGATTGACCCCCAAAATCCTCCAAGAGCATTACTAGAGTATTTTGATATGATTTTAAATCATACGCTTTAGCAACACCATCTAGATTCAACGAACGGGTAATTTCATATTCTTGCTTATATCTAGAAATTTCTTCTGGTAATGGATAGTCTTCTTTGATAACCTTAAGAATAAGAGGCAAATTATCCCGAAGTCGGCATCCTCGATACACAAGAGACTTGCTACTTTCATAAATTAGCTCAAAAATCTGATATCCCGGAATTGTTCTCATAATTATGCCATTTACGGATTTGTAGGCGAGCCAGTCCAGTTAGAGACGCTTTTTGTAAGTGAACACTAGATCAGCCTATTGTGCTGAAGTAAAATTAAAACTTTATTCGATTAATTGAAAGCGTATTTATACGGAAATATAGTTTGCTCCTCAGTGAATATCAGTGTATACACAGTTTGGGAAAGTCATCTTTCTGACACTCTAAAAAATGTAACCTAAAATACTAATTGCTTTCTTGACTTGTCCAAATAAATGCAGCCAAGTGTTAGAGATAGTTTGAGTAAAAAGGATTACAAGAGTCTAACCAAGTGTATTTTAATGCTTGTAGAAACATTACTAGCCATCTGGAACTGCATCCAATCCTCGTTCAAAAAACTTATTCTTAAGATTCGCCTGCCAGTGGTGAGTTTTCAAGGATTACAAAACTAACCGAAAAGCCTAGGATATTAATGATTTTACAAAGAATATACAAGTCTGTATCTATCAATCAAAAATGTTTTATGTCTAATTTTTACAAAAAAATAACAAATTGATTTTTTTCTTAATTTTACTTTAATTAGTATATTTATTTGATATAAAATTGACATACGTATACGAATCCAAGGAAGTGAGCTTGGGCTGAGATATTACTGCTTGTCATTTATTAATGCTAAAGGCAAAATCAAAAAATGATTTCTGCTATTTTTTAAAATTGATTTTTACCCTTTTAATTCGGCAGAATACTGGATTAAGAATAGAAAATTTGAGGTGAGACAGATATTTATCAATACATACAGAATTGGAGGAAAAAATGACTCAAGAGAAAACGTATCTAGAATTGTCAGAGTCAGATAGTAGTTCTCACAAATTTTATGAAGTAATTGTCAACGGTACGGAAGTATCGATTCGTTACGGTCGCATTGGCGACTCAGGGCAAACTCAGGTTAAAACCTATCCAACACCGGAAAAAGCCAAAGCTGAAGCGACTAAAAAGATTAACGAGAAACTGAAGAAGGGTTACGAACAAGCAGTTATGGGAGTGCGAAGTAAACGTCCCGTGACTCGACGGGAAATAAAGAGCGATCGCTCAACTGAAAACCAAGCACCTGTAGTTTGGAAATTTGCCTCTTCTTCCCCCGCTTTTGGCATTTTCATCGACAATTCTCGGTGCTGGGTTGGAAATCAAGCAGGTCAGATTTTCGCTCTCAGTCATACAGGAATTGTGCAAAATCAGTTTCGTCTTCCTGATGGCGTGAAGTGCATTGTTGCTGATGAAGGTTGGCTTTATGCGGGATGCGATGATGGCAAAGTATACGATTTGACAGGCAAGATTCCCCGTGTCGCTTATGAAATTGCCCCAGATGTAAATATCTTCTGGCTTGATATCAAAGATGCGATTCTCGGTGTTTCTGATGATGCTGGTAATGTCACAACGATTAATCACGAAGATGAATCTCAATGGACTAAAAAAAGTAGAGGTAGTTATGGCTGGATGGTGCGCTGCGATGAAATTGGCATTTATCACGGTCACAGCAGCGGCGTGACGATGTATGACTGGGAAGATGGAAAGACTATCTGGAACCAAAAAACTCGCGGTGAAGTGTTATTTGGCTGGCAAGAAGAAGCAACAGTTTATGCTGGAACAAGTCAAAGTTTAGTTTATAGCTTCACCAAGAAAGGGGAAGTTAGCACAATTTATCAATGCGATGCGCCTGTTTATTCTTGCGCGACTGCTGAAGAAGGGAAATACGTCTTTGCAGGTGATGATTGCTCCTCAATTTATTGTTTTAATGAAGCAGGCGATCGCTTGTGGAAACTTGCCACTGGCTGCGGTTCGGCGTTTTCCATGCAGTTTTTAGATGACCATCTCTACATCGTCACTACCGACGGTTCTCTTGCTTGCATCGATGCCAGTGAAACCGCTATCAAAGCCGCACAATCAGGTACAGTTCCCCAGGCTATTAACATTAAAGCACCCACTGCTGTTGCCGCAGCCATTCCTTCTAATACTTTGGAAACGGCATCGAACACAAGTCAAGGTGTAATTGTGGAGTGCTTCAAAGAAGGCGGCAAGTTAAGAATTCGTGCTGTTTCTCCTGGTTACAATCCCAGTTGGAAAGTACAATTTCCTCAAGATATTCGCTCCGATGGTGCGCGTTATCTGGTGGAAGATGTGCGCGAATCTTCTCGCGGTGGTTTCTATCGGGCTTTTGGAGATATTAAAAAATTAGTGTAGTTCAAGGTTATTATTCAGTAGCGAGTAGGTTGGGTTGAGGCTACGAAACCCAACCTTAAGTAATTAAGACTATATTGGTTGGGTTTCACTATCGTTCTATGGAATGTACATAACTGTACTTTGCGTATCTCTGCGCTATCCTTTGCGTTTAAAAAAGTCCTACTGAACTAACCGCCGGATCTTGCCATAAGCGACATAAGAGCCGCCATTCTTAGCTTCCTCAACTTCGTCTACCACATAGAGAACGTTTTCTTCTCGAATGTCGCGAGGAAAGCGAATATTGTAGTTAGGATCGTACCCATCTGACACGACTCTTGCTCTCAATTTACTGCCTTCTTTCACGCACTGCACGAGAACTCCATCACCTACAGTATCAATCGTTTCTAAATCGGCAGCAGAAGCAGGTGCATTCAGCTTTTGCCGTTTTGGACTAGAAGAAGATGTACCATTTTGAGATGATGCGGCGCGTTCTTGTCCGGGTTGAACTAAGCGGCGAATGTTCCCGGAGGCACGATAAAAGCTACCATCAGCAGATAGATTGATTTCATCAACGATATAGGTGACACCTTCCTCACGAATATTGCGAGGGAATTGCACATTAAAGTCAGGATTGTATCCGTCAGAAATAACGCGAACTCGCAATTTGCCACTAACGCGATCGCATTTCACCAAAACTCCCGCATCCACGCTGGAAACTGCCTGTAAGCTGTTGGCAGATCCAGCAGCGATTCCTCGCAATTTTAAGTCGCCGCGATCGCGTGTCAGTGCCTGGTAAGATTGATCGCGCATCTCCTTGCGGATGGCACTATCAAACTTTTTGCTTTCCAGACGTTGTGCATAGTGATCCAACTGATCCATCTCTTCGGCAACTTCAAAGGACTCGTGCAATGCTTTGAGTTTGAGATCCTCGATTGTCTTGCGAAGTTTCTGGGAAGCAGCGGTATAATCTCCTTTGTCGGCAAGTGCGATCGCTTCATCTTTTACCTTACCAATCCTTAGCTTACTTGCTTGCTCCACAACCGCTGCATCTGGCTGTACGTTACTGGCTGATTCAGCATCAGCAACCGTTATACTAATCGGGATTTCGTCAGTGAATTGTTGAATGCTGCCATCGACAACCGCTTGATATTTATAAGCAACGGTGGCAATATTTGTTACCCCAATATTTGTTTGTGGAGGTATTGACAATTCTACAGCTAACTGCTTATTTTCTACCTCATAAACATCGCCGCAGAAAACTTCCAGATTGTTGCCAATCGGATTGGATCGGTAATTGTTGAGAATCCCGGTAATTTTTACAGAATCTTCTGGTTGCAGCGTCACAGTCAGATTTTGGGCGACAACAGACGTGAGGCTTTCTAGTTCAATTCTGAATACATCAGTAGCATCGTCAGGTGATTGGATGAAATAAAAGTTTCCCCCAGCAGCATTTGCCATGCCGATGAGCAAATCTTCATTAAAATAAGTTCCAAATCCTAAAGTTGTAGTAATGATTCCTTGTTCGGCTTGTTGTCTTGCAGTGTTAATTAATACTTGAGAATCAATAATCCCAACATTCGCTTGTCCATCTGTTAATAATAAAACGCGGTTGATGCGTTCTGTGGACTGCTGAGATTTTACATTGTCGCATCCCATCAACCAGCCGCCATTCAAGTTAGTACACCCGCCAGCCTTCACCTTACCAATTAGCGAACGAATGGCAGCTTTATCCTGAACCAGTTGGTGCTGAAGAATTGTTTCTGGCGTATCGTCATAAATTACAACTGAAAGATAATCCTCCGTGGTCAAATATTCCACAAGCCTTTGTGCAGCCTGAATAGCATTCTTAAGTGGCGCTCCCGCCATCGAACCCGATCTATCAATTACTACACTCAAATTAAGCGGAAGACGCGGTACTTTGTTGCGCGTTTCTTCTTCAGCCTGGAAACTAACAATCAGGTCTACAGTGGATGGGGTAGCGGCTGCAATAAGCGATTGACTCAGGGAGTAAGTTGCTTTCATTTGTAGCGTCCTCTAGATATTTTGTGCAGTTTCTAGCGTCGAGTCGAGAATGCCATTTTGGTGATTTGTGACTTAGATAAACTACAAGAGTAGAGATGGAAATTTCGGATTTTTTATGGAGAAAATTGCATATTTTTGAAATTCCAACAAAATCAAAATTTTTAGGGGCATGGCATTGCCATGCCCCTACAGATATATCGCAAACCCGCGATAATTTTTTTTCAGTATTAGCGTTTGTATTTATCTCGAATTCGTCGAATTTGCTCTTGAAACTCAACACCCTTTTGCGGATTAACCATAGCGACAAAATTGGCATAACCCTGAATCGAAGACATCACATTATCAGAATTTCCCCAATACTTACCTTCCAAGCCATCTTTCTCAATTTGGAACAAAGTAGCACGAAAACGTTTTAGCTCTTTTTTAGAAATATTCGGATAATCATTCACCACAACTCCAGTAACTTCCTGTTGCCGATTTTTCCGCAATATTCTAGTCTTCTGTTCGTTAATCGTAAAACCTTCGTGAGTCACGATAGACTGAGTGCGTTTAAGAATGTTGCAGATATTTCGGAGACTGTCACCAGAAGCGGATAAAGTTAAATCATCAGCGTAGCGAGTATAAACAAAACCCAATTGTTCAGCCATACTGGTAAGTCGTCGATCTAAGCGGCGACACATTAGATTAGTAATTGCTGGAGAAGCTGGCGAACCTTGGGGTAAATGTCGATCTGTGAGGGCTACATAATAAGTTTTGCCGTCTAATTCAACCTCCTCGATATCCGGTTGAGTACACAGCAACCCGAAGATTGTTGCGGCAGCTTCCGAATAACCGAATGACCGGAAAAGACCTTTCACGCGCTGATAGGAAATTGACGGAAAGAAATCTTTCAGGTCAAAATTGATAATTACATCACGTTTTACGTGAGGTTGAGCGTTGCTGACGATAGAGCGATCGCGTCTAAAACCATGAGCTGCATCGTGCAGTTCTAGCTTTTCCAAAATATTACCCAAAATCCAATGCTGCGCCTGCTTCAAGCGTGGCATCGGTGCCGAAATCAACCGTTCGCCACCCGTTTTTTTAGGAATCTTGAAGCGGATATAGTGAGAAATTGTCGAAGTCTTGCGGGAAAAAGCCAGAAAGCGCAATTGTCCCACAGTAATTCCCATTGCAGCGGCAATTTCGTAGGGTGTACCGCACAAAGGTAATCCATAACTTCGCAACCTTTCCTCATCGCACTCAGTATAGTTGAGTCCGCCTGAGACATCTTCACCGAGATAAAGGATTTCTCGCTCTTTTCTTTGTCGCCAATCTTCCGCTCGTTCTTGCCTTTCCCGTTCCCGCCGTTCTTTCGTCTCCTGTCGCTTTCGCCGCGACTCGGCGAGGCGTTGCTTGAGTAGCTGCTTGCGGAGTTCCTTTTCGTTGTGAAGACGCGAACTCTGCTGTCGCAGTTCATCAAGTTCTCGCCGGATCTCTCCCATCCGCCGAATGTCATCGGCTGGATCTTGTGGTATCTCACCTTGTGCAGGCCAGAACCCATAACGTATCATCTCT
This region of Coleofasciculus sp. FACHB-T130 genomic DNA includes:
- a CDS encoding WGR domain-containing protein, yielding MTQEKTYLELSESDSSSHKFYEVIVNGTEVSIRYGRIGDSGQTQVKTYPTPEKAKAEATKKINEKLKKGYEQAVMGVRSKRPVTRREIKSDRSTENQAPVVWKFASSSPAFGIFIDNSRCWVGNQAGQIFALSHTGIVQNQFRLPDGVKCIVADEGWLYAGCDDGKVYDLTGKIPRVAYEIAPDVNIFWLDIKDAILGVSDDAGNVTTINHEDESQWTKKSRGSYGWMVRCDEIGIYHGHSSGVTMYDWEDGKTIWNQKTRGEVLFGWQEEATVYAGTSQSLVYSFTKKGEVSTIYQCDAPVYSCATAEEGKYVFAGDDCSSIYCFNEAGDRLWKLATGCGSAFSMQFLDDHLYIVTTDGSLACIDASETAIKAAQSGTVPQAINIKAPTAVAAAIPSNTLETASNTSQGVIVECFKEGGKLRIRAVSPGYNPSWKVQFPQDIRSDGARYLVEDVRESSRGGFYRAFGDIKKLV
- a CDS encoding VWA domain-containing protein; amino-acid sequence: MKATYSLSQSLIAAATPSTVDLIVSFQAEEETRNKVPRLPLNLSVVIDRSGSMAGAPLKNAIQAAQRLVEYLTTEDYLSVVIYDDTPETILQHQLVQDKAAIRSLIGKVKAGGCTNLNGGWLMGCDNVKSQQSTERINRVLLLTDGQANVGIIDSQVLINTARQQAEQGIITTTLGFGTYFNEDLLIGMANAAGGNFYFIQSPDDATDVFRIELESLTSVVAQNLTVTLQPEDSVKITGILNNYRSNPIGNNLEVFCGDVYEVENKQLAVELSIPPQTNIGVTNIATVAYKYQAVVDGSIQQFTDEIPISITVADAESASNVQPDAAVVEQASKLRIGKVKDEAIALADKGDYTAASQKLRKTIEDLKLKALHESFEVAEEMDQLDHYAQRLESKKFDSAIRKEMRDQSYQALTRDRGDLKLRGIAAGSANSLQAVSSVDAGVLVKCDRVSGKLRVRVISDGYNPDFNVQFPRNIREEGVTYIVDEINLSADGSFYRASGNIRRLVQPGQERAASSQNGTSSSSPKRQKLNAPASAADLETIDTVGDGVLVQCVKEGSKLRARVVSDGYDPNYNIRFPRDIREENVLYVVDEVEEAKNGGSYVAYGKIRRLVQ
- a CDS encoding reverse transcriptase family protein translates to MSDQPRTRQELYDRIRQTGKEEFILEEMIRYGFWPAQGEIPQDPADDIRRMGEIRRELDELRQQSSRLHNEKELRKQLLKQRLAESRRKRQETKERRERERQERAEDWRQRKEREILYLGEDVSGGLNYTECDEERLRSYGLPLCGTPYEIAAAMGITVGQLRFLAFSRKTSTISHYIRFKIPKKTGGERLISAPMPRLKQAQHWILGNILEKLELHDAAHGFRRDRSIVSNAQPHVKRDVIINFDLKDFFPSISYQRVKGLFRSFGYSEAAATIFGLLCTQPDIEEVELDGKTYYVALTDRHLPQGSPASPAITNLMCRRLDRRLTSMAEQLGFVYTRYADDLTLSASGDSLRNICNILKRTQSIVTHEGFTINEQKTRILRKNRQQEVTGVVVNDYPNISKKELKRFRATLFQIEKDGLEGKYWGNSDNVMSSIQGYANFVAMVNPQKGVEFQEQIRRIRDKYKR